CAGCGAGAAGGAGCCTGACATGCCGGTGATCGAGCGGTTCGTGGAGTGCTACGCGGCCCGGGACTGGGACGGCCTCGCCGAGTGCCTGTCCGACGACGGCTTCGAGCGCATCGGCCCGTACGTCGACGTGATCGGCAGCAAGGAGGAGTACCTCGCCTTCCTGCGCCGGGTCGTGCCCACCCTGGAGGGTGACTACGAGCTGCAGGCCAGCCGCATCGCCTACGTGGACGACGGGCTGGGCTTCGCCGAGTTGATCGAGCACCTCCAGGTGGACGGGGCGATGGTCGACATCCCCGAGGTGATCGTGTTCGGCCTCGACGGCAAGGGCCACATCAACCGCATGCGCCTCTACCTGCAGCAGCCGGGCGGCGAGGCGCCGGTGGGCGGCAAGGCGGCGATGGGCCGCCAGGACGCATGAGCATGAGCGACCGCGATCGCACGCCGGTGATCGTGGGCATCGGGCTGAGCGACGGCCCGGTCGCGCCCCACCTCGACACCCTGCAGCACCACGTGCTGGCCACGCGGCGGGCGCTCGCCGACGCCGGCCTGAACAAGGCCGACATCGACGGCTTCGGCGCCACGGGAGGCAGCAAGACCGCCTCGTCGCCCGACGACGCCGCGCCCCTCGCCGAGTACCTCGGCATCGACTACCGCTGGCTCGACGGCACGATGGTGGGCGGCTCGAGCTTCGAGTACCTGGTGCAGCACGCGTCGGCCGCCATCCAGGTGGGGCACTGCGACACCGTGCTGATCACCTACGGGTCGGACCTGCTGTCGCGGGCGGGGCGGATGCTGGGCAGCAAGGGCCAGTTCGGCGTGGGGGCGCGGGTCGACGGCCCGGCCCAGTTCGAGGCGCCCTACGGCAACGTGCTCATCGGCGCCTACGCCATGGCGGCCCGGCGCCACATGCACGAGTACGGCACCACGTCGGAGCAGCTGGCCGAGGTGGCGGTGGCGGCCCGGGCCCACGCCGCCCTCAACCCCCGCGCCCTGCACCGCGACCCGCTCACGATCGACGACGTCGTGGGTTCCCGCATGGTGGCCGACCCGCTGCACAAGCTCGACTGCTGCGTGATCTCCGACGGCGGCGGGGCGCTGGTGATGACCACCGCCGAGCGGGCCCGCGACCTGCCCCAGCGCCCGG
This Acidimicrobiales bacterium DNA region includes the following protein-coding sequences:
- a CDS encoding nuclear transport factor 2 family protein; amino-acid sequence: SEKEPDMPVIERFVECYAARDWDGLAECLSDDGFERIGPYVDVIGSKEEYLAFLRRVVPTLEGDYELQASRIAYVDDGLGFAELIEHLQVDGAMVDIPEVIVFGLDGKGHINRMRLYLQQPGGEAPVGGKAAMGRQDA
- a CDS encoding acetyl-CoA acetyltransferase — protein: MSDRDRTPVIVGIGLSDGPVAPHLDTLQHHVLATRRALADAGLNKADIDGFGATGGSKTASSPDDAAPLAEYLGIDYRWLDGTMVGGSSFEYLVQHASAAIQVGHCDTVLITYGSDLLSRAGRMLGSKGQFGVGARVDGPAQFEAPYGNVLIGAYAMAARRHMHEYGTTSEQLAEVAVAARAHAALNPRALHRDPLTIDDVVGSRMVADPLHKLDCCVISDGGGALVMTTAERARDLPQRPVHVLGASTAQTHWHVSQMPDFTATGAVASGREAFRQAGVTPADIDTVQLYDSFTFTSLVLLEDLGFCPKGEGGRFVEEGVLRPGGKVPLNTDGGGLSCTHPGMRGIFLLIEAVRQLRGQAGEAQVPDAELALACGSGGWLSCIGTVILGRDAR